The Mycolicibacterium mageritense genome contains a region encoding:
- a CDS encoding DUF6319 family protein — protein sequence MTVDTLAPQAPSTDSDIPAEEKPRKAPAKKASGKKTKTLELTLTVTGTADGEWRAELKQGGTFLARDLAVAAAAVSRAAKELHEDLSTPIDAVIEEARAQQAARVAALESELEAARKALADLA from the coding sequence ATGACTGTAGACACTCTGGCACCCCAAGCGCCGTCGACCGACTCGGACATTCCCGCCGAGGAGAAGCCCCGGAAGGCGCCGGCGAAGAAGGCCTCGGGCAAGAAGACCAAGACTCTCGAGCTGACCCTCACCGTCACGGGCACCGCGGACGGTGAATGGCGCGCCGAGCTGAAGCAGGGCGGCACCTTCCTAGCCCGTGATCTCGCGGTCGCGGCTGCCGCCGTGTCCCGCGCGGCCAAGGAACTGCACGAGGATCTCTCCACCCCCATCGACGCGGTGATCGAGGAGGCCCGCGCCCAGCAGGCTGCCAGGGTCGCGGCCCTCGAATCCGAACTGGAAGCGGCCCGCAAAGCGCTCGCCGATCTCGCGTGA
- a CDS encoding AraC family transcriptional regulator, producing the protein MSTHDVLRSPAGAALLVDLAAEHGMAHADVLRGTPLTREALDDLDAEVRLRDELQIISNMLDALQDVPGLGVEAGLRCHAASPGIWGLALMSSATLGDAMLVGMSLAALSFCLCRLSTSADPADGTGRLILDPTALPVGVQSFAVERDSTGIQTLQRDLLMTPDAELRVAYTMARPPEAVVQKYVDVFGVEPEFEAPQNCLILSLESLAKPLPQANRYARSMAEKQAVELLKQRSARAGVAGLLRDVMLANASPVLSLDDAAQQLSVSSRTLRRHLAQEGVSLRVLQEEVREALAEELLVNDHRSVAEIAERLGYSQVSSFTKAFRRWKGVGPQEYRRQVRPR; encoded by the coding sequence GTGAGTACGCACGATGTCCTGCGCTCCCCGGCAGGCGCGGCGCTGCTCGTCGACCTGGCAGCCGAGCACGGAATGGCCCATGCCGACGTGCTGCGCGGAACACCCCTCACCCGAGAGGCGCTCGACGACCTCGACGCCGAGGTCCGACTTCGCGATGAGCTGCAGATCATCAGCAACATGCTCGACGCGCTTCAGGACGTCCCGGGGCTCGGCGTCGAGGCCGGTCTGCGGTGCCATGCCGCCTCCCCCGGAATCTGGGGGCTCGCGCTCATGAGCTCGGCGACACTGGGCGACGCGATGTTGGTGGGTATGTCGCTGGCCGCCCTCAGCTTCTGCCTGTGCCGCCTGAGCACGTCTGCCGACCCGGCCGACGGCACCGGCCGGTTGATTCTCGACCCGACCGCGCTCCCGGTCGGCGTACAGAGCTTCGCCGTCGAGCGGGACAGCACCGGGATCCAGACCCTTCAGCGCGACCTGCTCATGACGCCCGACGCCGAACTTCGGGTCGCGTACACGATGGCGCGCCCACCAGAGGCGGTGGTACAGAAATACGTCGACGTGTTCGGCGTCGAGCCCGAGTTCGAAGCACCGCAGAACTGCCTCATCCTCAGCCTGGAATCGTTGGCCAAGCCACTGCCCCAGGCGAATCGATACGCGCGGTCGATGGCGGAGAAACAAGCAGTCGAACTGTTGAAGCAGCGGTCTGCACGTGCCGGCGTCGCAGGCCTGCTGCGTGATGTGATGCTGGCGAATGCGTCGCCGGTGCTGTCGCTCGACGACGCCGCGCAGCAGCTGTCGGTCAGCTCACGGACGCTGCGGCGCCACCTGGCTCAGGAAGGCGTGTCGCTGCGGGTTCTTCAGGAAGAGGTGCGCGAGGCCCTCGCCGAGGAGCTGCTTGTCAACGATCATCGTTCAGTTGCGGAAATTGCCGAGCGCCTCGGCTATTCGCAGGTGTCCAGCTTTACCAAGGCATTCCGACGCTGGAAGGGCGTCGGCCCACAGGAGTACCGCCGGCAGGTTCGCCCCCGATGA
- a CDS encoding type 1 glutamine amidotransferase domain-containing protein produces MTKRILNVVTNVSHYEDPSEPTGLWLSELTHAYHVFAEAGYDQTIVSPKGGLSPLEPRSLKFPNYDKSAKAWKADPAKMALLAETASPDEIDSADFDAIYFTGGHAVMFDFPDSEGLQRISREIFERGGVVSSVCHGYCGLLNTKLSDGSFLVAGRKLTGFAWSEEVLARVDKLVPYNAEEEIKKRGALYEKGLIPFTSYVVVDGRLVTGQNPGSAKETAKKVVSVLEG; encoded by the coding sequence ATGACCAAGCGCATCCTGAACGTCGTCACCAACGTCTCCCACTATGAGGATCCGTCCGAGCCGACCGGGCTGTGGCTTTCGGAGCTGACGCACGCGTATCACGTATTCGCCGAGGCGGGTTACGACCAGACGATCGTCAGCCCGAAAGGCGGCCTGTCGCCGTTGGAACCGCGATCGCTGAAGTTCCCGAACTACGACAAGAGCGCCAAGGCCTGGAAGGCCGACCCGGCAAAGATGGCGCTGCTGGCCGAAACCGCGTCACCCGATGAGATCGACTCGGCGGACTTCGACGCGATCTACTTCACCGGCGGCCATGCGGTGATGTTCGATTTTCCTGACAGTGAAGGCTTGCAACGTATCTCGCGTGAGATATTCGAACGTGGCGGCGTGGTGTCTTCGGTCTGCCACGGCTACTGCGGCCTGCTCAACACCAAGCTCTCGGATGGATCCTTCTTGGTCGCCGGGCGCAAGCTCACCGGGTTCGCGTGGTCGGAGGAGGTGTTGGCCCGGGTCGACAAGCTGGTGCCCTACAACGCCGAAGAGGAGATCAAGAAGCGCGGCGCGCTGTACGAGAAGGGTCTGATTCCGTTCACCTCCTACGTCGTGGTCGACGGTCGGCTCGTGACGGGCCAGAATCCGGGTTCCGCCAAAGAGACCGCCAAGAAGGTCGTCTCTGTGCTGGAGGGCTGA
- a CDS encoding PPOX class F420-dependent oxidoreductase, translating to MTATASDWNTIGRASYVSFTRYRKDGSAVATPVWIAPADGKLYFFSEVGAHKVKRIRRNPAVTLQPCDVRGRLTPGSPVVEGTARVLDFEDTPEVRKIVNRKYPVLGRLSQLGVWITRRQRASFAIEISPVT from the coding sequence GTGACCGCCACCGCGTCGGATTGGAACACCATCGGCCGGGCGAGCTATGTGTCGTTCACCAGATACCGCAAGGACGGCAGCGCCGTCGCGACGCCGGTCTGGATCGCCCCGGCCGACGGCAAGCTGTACTTCTTCTCCGAGGTCGGCGCACACAAGGTCAAGCGCATCCGCCGCAATCCGGCGGTGACACTGCAACCCTGTGATGTGCGCGGGAGGCTTACGCCGGGCTCGCCGGTCGTCGAGGGCACCGCGCGTGTCCTCGACTTCGAAGACACCCCGGAGGTGCGCAAGATCGTCAATCGCAAGTATCCCGTGTTGGGCCGGCTCAGCCAGTTGGGCGTGTGGATCACGCGGCGTCAGCGGGCGTCGTTCGCGATCGAGATCTCGCCCGTCACGTAA
- a CDS encoding NAD(P)H-quinone oxidoreductase, giving the protein MYAITLNGFGDPEVMEWAQVDDLPAPGPGEVAIDVVAAGVNRADVMQRMGFYPPPPGASEIPGLEVSGVIAEVGAGVQDWAPGDAVCALLAGGGYAERVNVAASQVLPVPQGVTVTAAAALPEAAATVWSNVVMTGGLHDGQTLLIHGGGSGIGTHAIQVGRALGANVAVTAGSQFKLERCRELGAQTLINYREQDFPAIVNAEYPGANVILDIMGGSYLPKNVQALAENGHLTIIGLQGGAAAELDLGALLFKRGSVHATNLRRRPVQGPGSKAEIIGELREQLWPLIAEGAVKPVVAAEVPITDAAEAHKLLDSDETVGKVLLTVREA; this is encoded by the coding sequence ATGTATGCGATAACGCTCAATGGTTTTGGCGATCCCGAGGTGATGGAGTGGGCACAGGTGGACGACCTGCCCGCCCCCGGTCCGGGCGAGGTCGCCATCGACGTGGTGGCCGCGGGGGTGAACCGGGCCGATGTGATGCAACGGATGGGTTTCTATCCCCCGCCGCCGGGGGCGAGCGAGATCCCGGGCCTCGAAGTGTCCGGGGTGATTGCCGAAGTCGGTGCCGGAGTCCAGGATTGGGCTCCCGGCGATGCCGTGTGCGCACTGCTGGCCGGGGGCGGCTACGCCGAGCGGGTCAACGTCGCCGCCAGTCAGGTGTTGCCGGTGCCGCAGGGTGTCACTGTCACCGCGGCCGCGGCGCTGCCGGAGGCCGCCGCCACCGTGTGGTCCAACGTGGTGATGACGGGCGGTCTGCACGATGGCCAGACACTGCTGATCCACGGCGGCGGCAGCGGAATCGGCACGCACGCAATACAAGTAGGCCGCGCACTGGGCGCGAACGTGGCGGTGACCGCCGGCAGCCAGTTCAAGCTGGAACGCTGCCGCGAACTAGGTGCACAGACCCTGATCAATTATCGCGAGCAGGACTTCCCGGCGATCGTCAACGCCGAATATCCCGGTGCCAACGTCATTCTCGACATCATGGGTGGCAGCTACCTGCCCAAGAACGTGCAAGCCCTCGCCGAGAACGGACACCTCACCATCATCGGTCTGCAAGGCGGCGCCGCGGCCGAGCTGGATCTCGGCGCGCTGCTGTTCAAACGTGGATCGGTGCACGCGACCAACCTGCGCCGACGCCCCGTGCAGGGGCCCGGATCCAAAGCCGAGATCATCGGCGAATTGCGGGAGCAGCTGTGGCCGTTGATCGCCGAGGGTGCGGTCAAGCCGGTCGTCGCGGCGGAAGTCCCGATCACCGACGCCGCCGAGGCGCACAAGCTGCTCGACTCCGACGAGACGGTTGGGAAGGTGCTGCTGACGGTGCGGGAAGCGTGA
- a CDS encoding alpha/beta hydrolase, giving the protein MTDINPVLEPEAAEFCKATDTPPFLYQLPPAEGRKAVDEVQSGDVDKPAVDEEWVTAEGGPTGSVRVRIVKPVGVSGPLPVVFYIHGAGWVFGNAHTHDRLVRELAVGAEAAVVFPDYDLSPEAKYPTAIEQNYAAAQWVFAHGAEKGLDASRFAVAGDSVGGDMAAVLTLMAKDRGDVTIAHQVLLYPVTAADFDTPSYHQFAEHYFLTREGMKWFWDQYTENDAQRDEVYASPLRATVDQLSGLPPALVITAEADVLRDGGEAYAAKLRAAGVPVTQVRFGGIIHDFMMLNALRSTQAATAAIKLAQDTLRQALR; this is encoded by the coding sequence ATGACCGACATCAATCCAGTACTGGAGCCCGAGGCCGCCGAGTTCTGCAAGGCCACCGACACCCCGCCGTTCCTCTACCAACTGCCGCCGGCCGAGGGTCGCAAGGCGGTCGACGAGGTGCAGTCCGGCGATGTCGACAAGCCGGCGGTCGACGAGGAGTGGGTCACGGCCGAGGGCGGGCCCACGGGCTCGGTGCGGGTGCGCATCGTCAAACCGGTCGGCGTGAGCGGCCCCCTGCCGGTGGTCTTCTACATCCACGGCGCGGGCTGGGTCTTCGGCAATGCCCACACCCATGACCGCCTGGTGCGCGAACTGGCCGTCGGCGCCGAGGCCGCCGTCGTGTTCCCCGACTACGACCTGTCCCCAGAGGCGAAGTACCCGACCGCGATCGAACAGAATTATGCCGCCGCGCAATGGGTGTTCGCCCACGGCGCCGAGAAGGGCCTGGACGCTTCGCGGTTCGCGGTCGCGGGCGACTCGGTGGGCGGCGACATGGCCGCCGTGCTGACCCTGATGGCCAAGGATCGCGGTGACGTCACCATCGCCCACCAGGTGCTGCTCTACCCCGTCACCGCAGCCGATTTCGACACCCCGTCGTATCACCAGTTCGCCGAGCACTACTTCCTGACCCGCGAAGGCATGAAGTGGTTCTGGGATCAATACACCGAGAACGATGCACAGCGCGACGAGGTCTACGCCTCTCCCCTGCGGGCCACCGTCGACCAGCTCTCAGGCCTGCCACCGGCCCTGGTCATCACCGCCGAGGCCGACGTGCTGCGTGACGGCGGCGAAGCCTACGCCGCCAAACTGCGCGCCGCGGGCGTGCCAGTCACCCAGGTTCGATTCGGCGGCATCATCCACGACTTCATGATGCTCAACGCCCTGCGGTCGACCCAAGCCGCCACCGCCGCAATCAAATTGGCGCAAGACACGCTTCGCCAGGCGCTGCGGTGA
- a CDS encoding AraC family transcriptional regulator, producing the protein MTTMDVHSKRPAASLALMLDWATEFGLTAQQCLVGTRLTPAAVRNPSAEVSGQQELKVITNIVAALGDRPGLGLQAASRYPVTAFGVWGFAILTSPTLGEAIDVAVRFVRLSYAFCSFETRRHGDDLSIVVDARAVPVPIRRFVLERDAAAIPNLYREILGTSPPPSRISFALPHPGAAVAVYEDMFGAEPAFDEAETSVTICAAQLNVPLPQSSPHTAKLAEQQCRMLLEQREARTGRAGQVRDLLLADPARPPSLAQVADRLSCSTRTLRRQLEAEGTSFRKLLDEVRQHLGTELLQSGMTVEQVSNRLGYTDVSNFSHAFHRWQGDSPRAYLARRNASRYMTTRNR; encoded by the coding sequence ATGACGACGATGGACGTGCATTCGAAACGGCCCGCCGCCAGTCTGGCGCTCATGCTCGACTGGGCCACCGAGTTCGGTCTGACGGCCCAACAATGTCTGGTGGGCACGCGGCTGACGCCGGCGGCGGTCCGCAACCCCTCCGCCGAGGTCAGCGGACAGCAAGAGCTCAAGGTGATCACGAACATCGTTGCCGCTCTTGGCGACCGGCCCGGGCTGGGATTACAGGCCGCGTCGCGATATCCGGTGACAGCCTTCGGGGTGTGGGGTTTTGCGATCCTCACCAGCCCGACCCTGGGCGAAGCCATCGACGTCGCGGTGAGATTTGTGCGACTGAGTTACGCCTTCTGCTCCTTCGAGACGCGCCGACACGGCGACGACCTGTCGATCGTCGTCGACGCCCGTGCGGTGCCGGTGCCGATCCGCCGATTTGTGCTGGAACGTGATGCCGCAGCCATTCCCAATCTGTACCGCGAGATCCTCGGCACATCGCCTCCACCGAGCCGCATCTCATTCGCTCTCCCCCATCCGGGGGCCGCCGTCGCAGTGTACGAGGACATGTTCGGCGCGGAGCCCGCGTTCGACGAGGCAGAAACGTCAGTCACCATCTGTGCGGCGCAGCTGAACGTTCCTCTGCCGCAGTCGAGTCCGCACACCGCCAAACTCGCCGAGCAGCAGTGCCGGATGCTGCTCGAGCAGCGGGAGGCCAGAACGGGCCGCGCGGGTCAGGTGCGGGATCTGTTGCTGGCCGACCCCGCTCGCCCACCCAGCCTCGCACAAGTGGCCGATCGACTGTCCTGCAGCACTAGGACGCTGCGCAGGCAGCTTGAGGCAGAGGGCACGTCGTTCCGCAAACTGCTCGACGAGGTGCGCCAGCATCTCGGCACCGAGTTGCTCCAAAGCGGCATGACCGTCGAGCAGGTGTCGAACCGGTTGGGATACACCGATGTCAGCAACTTTTCACACGCGTTCCACCGCTGGCAGGGCGACAGCCCGCGCGCGTACCTGGCCCGCAGGAACGCGTCGAGGTACATGACCACGAGAAACCGATAG